A single genomic interval of Xiphophorus couchianus chromosome 2, X_couchianus-1.0, whole genome shotgun sequence harbors:
- the LOC114151854 gene encoding spidroin-1-like has protein sequence MDMEQVNFLSFGQGVYPAAGYGNLYGALGQILPAAEQSGGTTQVSFGEAPAGFDGISQLEAQPAGLLPNGAPPGGQTLGLTAEKSNSKYGVGGLQFGEPVHLGTNGAGNYGYGVNLHLPAGDGRATGKYGYGGVLNGGQLLGLGNHGNIPGYGTLPYEAQPAGFTPEAISSSQYGLIGSPYHPAPSGSGYNGKSAAKYGGGETPYAPQILGLGEAKSGKYGKQEAHQSQPLESAAEENVGYLKGQVKPEAVAFPTPSPSLEDSPVLVGSFTLDEGVQDLSDGTAGLLDSSPATETQGESHLSENPDDLQLPRQIQIQQQLKLHFHPQGKSWSCYNLHCRALQNYSYKE, from the exons ATGGACATGGAGCAGGTAAATTTCCTTA GTTTCGGACAAGGCGTCTACCCTGCAGCTGGATACGGAAACCTATATGGAG ctCTTGGTCAGATTTTGCCTGCTGCTGAACAGTCGG GTGGAACCACTCAGGTTTCATTTGGTGAAGCTCCTGCTGGATTTGACG GAATAAGTCAGTTGGAGGCTCAGCCTGCAGGCCTTCTTCCAAACGGAGCGCCTCCTGGTGGTCAGACGCTCGGACTGACTGCGGAGAAATCGAACTCCAAATACG GTGTTGGCGGGCTGCAGTTTGGGGAACCTGTCCATCTGGGAACCAACGGGGCGGGAAACTACG GTTACGGAGTTAACCTGCATCTGCCTGCAGGCGACGGTAGAGCAACTGGAAAATACG GATATGGAGGCGTCCTAAACGGTGGGCAGCTTTTAGGCCTGGGTAATCATGGAAATATTCCAG GTTATGGGACTCTTCCTTATGAAGCTCAACCAGCTGGATTTACTCCGGAAGCCATTTCTTCCAGCCAATATG GCCTCATTGGATCGCCGTATCATCCTGCACCTTCTGGATCTGGATATAACGGAAAATCAGCTGCAAAATATG GTGGTGGAGAGACTCCCTACGCGCCACAAATTCTTGGTTTGGGAGAAGCAAAATCAGGAAAATACG GTAAACAGGAAGCTCACCAGTCTCAGCCTCTTGAATCTGCAGCTGAAG AGAACGTGGGCTACTTAAAAGGACAAGTGAAGCCAGAAG CGGTTGCATTTCCCACTCCCAGTCCGTCCCTGGAGGACTCGCCAGTCCTTGTAGGCTCCTTCACACTGGATGAAGGTGTGCAGGATTTATCTGATGGCACGGCGGGTTTACTGGACTCTTCACCTGCTACAGAGACGCAGGGCGAATCTCACCTGTCTGAGAATCCGGATGACCTGCAGCTGCCGCGGCAGATACAAATTCAGCAGCAACTCAAGCTGCATTTCCACCCTCAAGGCAAGTCCTGGAGCTGCTACAATCTCCACTGCAGagctttgcaaaattattcatacaagGAATGA
- the LOC114156824 gene encoding progestin and adipoQ receptor family member 4-like produces MMALHRGPRLLDFTKTPPHLQFNKYVLTGYRPVSTTPDCLRSLFYMHNELGNIYSHAIPFLLLLVLLPYSIPWMEVDSTWICVAHYLACLCPTIGSVLYHLFMNHIGGEHVYDTLLSLDMVGVCLVNTLGALPIIYITLLCYPAVQQAAMLAYILLSAYGIYCATTAHTNFLRLRAFVWQALFRVSLFLFRVYGKGVGSPDSLRLFVIMDALAVLGGLVNVIQIPERFSPGLFDNWGNSHQIMHVMVVCSIVYLHWGTMEDLAWIKTFQCPAG; encoded by the exons ATGATGGCGCTTCACCGGGGTCCGCGGCTCTTGGACTTCACGAAGACGCCGCCGCACCTGCAGTTCAACAAGTACGTCCTGACGGGATACCGGCCCGTTTCCACCACGCCAGACTGCCTCAGGAGCCTCTTCTACATGCACAACGAGCTGGGGAACATCTATAGTCATG CCATCCCCTTCCTCCTGTTGCTGGTGCTGCTGCCGTACAGTATCCCCTGGATGGAGGTGGACAGCACCTGGATCTGTGTCGCCCACTACCTGGCCTGCCTCTGCCCCACCATTGGCTCAGTGCTCTACCATTTGTTCATGAACCACATCGGCGGTGAGCATGTGTACGACACTCTGCTCTCCCTGGACATGGTTGGGGTCTGCCTCGTTAACACTCTGG GAGCTCTTCCCATCATTTACATCACCCTCCTGTGCTATCCGGCCGTCCAGCAGGCCGCCATGTTGGCCTACATCCTCCTGTCAGCCTACGGGATCTACTGCGCCACCACGGCCCACACAAACTTCCTGCGCCTGCGGGCGTTTGTCTGGCAGGCCTTGTTCCGCGTCAGCCTCTTCCTGTTCCGGGTTTATGGCAAAGGCGTGGGAAGCCCCGACTCGCTGCGGCTCTTCGTCATCATGGACGCCCTGGCTGTGCTGGGCGGGCTGGTCAACGTGATCCAGATCCCCGAGCGTTTCAGCCCCGGCCTGTTCGACAACTGGGGGAACAGCCACCAGATCATGCATGTCATGGTGGTCTGCTCCATCGTCTACCTGCACTGGGGAACCATGGAGGACTTGGCCTGGATTAAGACCTTCCAGTGTCCTGCTGGGTGA
- the LOC114161560 gene encoding glycine-rich cell wall structural protein 1.8-like, whose amino-acid sequence MVGQLVLQGVLVLCLVQAAHTGGYSSSYGPSTGQGPRPNGNVLQNGGRAASFLIPSKGYGAGMNKGVGINGGRTGAANGYGAGPANLQKMKGFGAQAGGYGRQASKGNGAAAASQSGFGSIGNGYGVISGPTTLQQIKGFQAPAGRYLGQATKGNGYDAHAAAYGEQGDKGNGYGAQAGGYGGQGSKGNGQRLNGGASSSNEGRPNGQGHGGNHLKGYGRPHYIPAVEKGQFRGPHPARDQGNVYGGNGYRTHPTKGFNGGYGGAGLSLGSLYGNGVKGPMKGHSASAGVSNGQGSQSNGHAGVRSPNGFGKSRTGAAKAAKAGYGSTRGAALGPQIGYANGATPNGFRSNREGYAALKGFGPQMNGRGVGRVAALGGYQHQPEGFRSVTGKGQAARGAASSGGNGLKGGVLPTQQQAAASSPTAGFHYLGPNKKHQNLASPASQDKTYKQTRLHLGSGPESAPALHRYPEPQHGLELATLGQKRTKYETEPGAVLSPGKHL is encoded by the exons GTTATAGTTCTTCTTATGGACCTTCTACGGGACAAGGACCTCGACCTAATG GAAATGTACTTCAGAACGGCGGCAGGGCTGCATCATTCCTGATCCCATCGAAAG gTTATGGAGCTGGGATGAACAAAGGAGTAGGAATAAATG GAGGAAGAACCGGAGCCGCTAATG gatATGGAGCTGGACCAGCAAATCTACAAAAAATGAAAG GTTTTGGTGCTCAAGCTGGTGGATATGGCAGACAAGCATCTAAAG GCAAtggtgctgcagctgcttcacaAAGTGGATTTGGAAGTATAGGCAACG GGTATGGAGTTATATCTGGACCAACCACTCTACAACAAATCAAAG GCTTCCAGGCTCCAGCTGGTCGATATTTAGGACAAGCAACCAAAGGCAACG GTTATGATGCTCATGCTGCAGCGTATGGTGAGCAAGGAGATAAAGGCAATg GTTACGGAGCTCAAGCCGGTGGATATGGAGGGCAAGGCTCTAAAGGCAATG GTCAAAGACTTAATGGTGGAGCGTCGAGTAGCAATGAAGGAAGGCCAAATg GTCAGGGACATGGAGGGAACCACCTGAAGGGATATGGCCGCCCTCATTATATTCCAG CTGTGGAAAAGGGGCAATTCAGAGGCCCCCATCCTGCCAGAGACCAAGGGAATG tgtatggTGGTAATGGTTACAGAACTCATCCAACTAAAG gtTTCAATGGAGGTTATGGTGGAGCTGGTTTGAGTCTGGGATCTCTGTATGGAAATGGCGTAAAGGGACCAATGAAAG gTCACAGTGCTTCAGCTGGTGTATCCAATGGACAAGGTTCACAATCCAATG GTCATGCTGGAGTCAGATCACCAAATG GGTTTGGAAAGTCAAGAACTGGAGCTGCCAAGGCTGCGAAAGCAG GATATGGAAGTACCAGAGGAGCTGCTTTAGGACCCCAAATAG GGTATGCAAATGGAGCAACTCCCAATGGGTTTAGATCCAACCGTGAAG GTTATGCAGCTTTGAAAGGATTTGGTCCTCAAATGAATG GCCGTGGAGTTGGACGTGTTGCTGCGCTGGGGGGTTACCAACACCAACCTGAGG GTTTCAGGTCGGTGACTGGAAAAGGTCAAGCTGCAAGAGGAGCAGCTTCATCGGGTGGAAACGGCCTGAAAGGCGGAGTCCTGCCGACTCAGCAACAGGCTGCTGCTTCCAGTCCCACCGCTGGCTTTCACTACCTGGGGCCAAACAAGAAGCACCAGAACCTGGCTTCACCTGCGTCACAAGATAAAACGTACAAACAGACCCGGCTGCACCTGGGCTCCGGTCCAGAATCGGCTCCAGCTTTACACAGATACCCAGAGCCTCAGCACGGACTCGAACTGGCAACTTTGGGTCAAAAAAGAACCAAATatgaaacagaaccaggagCGGTTCTTTCTCCAGGCAAGcacctttaa